One window of Pyrus communis chromosome 12, drPyrComm1.1, whole genome shotgun sequence genomic DNA carries:
- the LOC137711547 gene encoding pyruvate kinase isozyme G, chloroplastic isoform X1, producing MATLNVPARMSVLKPGKTKAADRLASSKCLTGSVGFDCRPRGKYAHNHKNHKQFFTVKSIGITQDSSRGHVNGPLGGVGNPDSTFELQSDEYVVGQPKVFSDGQRKTKIVCTIGPSTSSREMIWKLAETGMNVARLNMSHGDHASHQKTIELVKEYNSQFEDKVVAIMLDTKGPEVRSGDVPQPILLKEGQEFNFTIKRGVSTADTVSVNYDGFVNDVEVGDIILVDGGMMSLAVKSKTKDVVKCVVVDGGELKSRRHLNVRGKSATLPSITEKDWEDIKFGVDNGVDFYAVSFVKNAAVVHELKNYLKGCNADIHVIVKIESADSIPNLHSIISASDGAMIARGDLGAELPIEEVPLLQEDIIRRCRNVQKPVIVATNMLESMIGHPTPTRAEVSDIAIAVRAGADATMLSGETAHGKYPLKAVKVMHTVALRTESSLPISTIPPIQLRTFKKHMGEMFAFHSTTIANSLNTPIIVFTRTGSMAVLLSHYRPCSTIFAFTNDRERIKHRLVLYHGVRPIYMRFSNDAEETFSRAIKLLVAKDLLKEGQFVTLVQSGAQPIWRKESSHHIQVRKVEG from the exons ATGGCGACTCTTAATGTTCCCGCGAGAATGTCAGTCTTGAAACCTGGCAAGACTAAGGCCGCTGATCGATTGGCTTCCTCCAAGTGCCTGACTGGTTCCGTTGGGTTCGACTGCCGACCCAGAGGAAAATATGCCCACAACCACAAGAACCACAAGCAATTTTTTACTGTTAAATCAATTGGGATCACCCAGGACAGCAGCAGAGGCCATGTTAACGGTCCTCTTGGTGGCGTT GGGAATCCGGACTCAACTTTTGAACTTCAGTCTGATGAGTATGTTGTGGGCCAGCCGAAGGTATTTTCAGATGGTCAAAGAAAAACTAAGATAGTATGTACGATTGGTCCTTCGACAAGCTCACGTGAAATGATATGGAAACTGGCAGAAACTGGAATGAACGTTGCACGTTTGAATATGTCACATGGAGACCATGCATCTCATCAGAAAACCATTGAACTTGTCAAAGAATACAATTCTCAATTTGAAGACAAGGTTGTAGCAATAATGCTGGACACCAAG GGTCCTGAGgttaggagtggagatgtacCACAGCCGATTCTACTTAAAGAAGGACAAGAGTTTAACTTTACAATTAAAAGGGGAGTTAGCACTGCAGACACTGTTAGCGTAAACTATGATGGCTTTGTGAATGACGTGGAGGTTGGTGACATTATTCTAGTTGATG GTGGAATGATGTCTTTAGCTGTAAAGTCAAAGACAAAAGATGTGGTTAAATGTGTGGTAGTTGATGGTGGAGAACTAAAATCAAGGCGCCATCTAAACGTGCGTGGAAAAAGTGCAACTCTGCCTTCAATAACAG AAAAGGACTGGGAAGATATCAAGTTTGGAGTGGACAATGGAGTTGATTTCTATGCTGTATCATTTGTAAAAAATGCTGCAGTGGTACATGAGTTGAAAAATTATCTCAaag GTTGTAATGCAGATATTCATGTTATTGTAAAAATAGAAAGCGCGGACTCTATACCAAATCTTCATTCAATAATTTCTGCATCTGACGGG GCGATGATTGCTCGTGGAGACCTTGGAGCTGAGCTGCCAATTGAGGAAGTTCCTCTGTTGCAG GAGGACATCATTAGAAGGTGTCGCAATGTGCAGAAACCAGTGATTGTAGCAACAAACATGCTGGAGAGCATGATTGGTCATCCTACGCCGACCAGGGCAGAAGTCTCTGACATTGCAATTGCAGTAAGAGCAGGTGCTGATGCAACCATGCTTTCTGGAGAAACTGCCCATGGAAA GTATCCGTTGAAGGCTGTCAAAGTGATGCATACTGTAGCATTAAGGACTGAGTCAAGTCTACCAATTAGCACTATTCCTCCAATACAACTGAGGACCTTTAAG AAACATATGGGGGAAATGTTTGCTTTCCATTCCACAACTATAGCAAACAGTCTCAATACACCCATCATTGTTTTCACAAGGACAGGTTCCATGGCTGTGCTTTTAAGCCATTATCGTCCTTGCTCAACAATCTTTGCCTTCACAAACGA CAGAGAGAGAATTAAGCACAGATTGGTTCTTTATCACGGTGTCCGCCCCATATATATGCGGTTCTCAAATGATGCGGAGGAGACTTTCTCAAGAGCAATAAAGCTACTAGTG GCTAAGGATCTTTTGAAAGAGGGACAGTTTGTAACTCTCGTCCAAAGCGGTGCACAACCAATCTGGCGTAAAGAGTCTTCTCACCATATCCAAGTTCGTAAAGTTGAAGGTTGA
- the LOC137711547 gene encoding pyruvate kinase isozyme G, chloroplastic isoform X2: protein MATLNVPARMSVLKPGKTKAADRLASSKCLTGSVGFDCRPRGKYAHNHKNHKQFFTVKSIGITQDSSRGHVNGPLGGVGNPDSTFELQSDEYVVGQPKVFSDGQRKTKIVCTIGPSTSSREMIWKLAETGMNVARLNMSHGDHASHQKTIELVKEYNSQFEDKVVAIMLDTKGPEVRSGDVPQPILLKEGQEFNFTIKRGVSTADTVSVNYDGFVNDVEVGDIILVDGGMMSLAVKSKTKDVVKCVVVDGGELKSRRHLNVRGKSATLPSITEKDWEDIKFGVDNGVDFYAVSFVKNAAVVHELKNYLKGCNADIHVIVKIESADSIPNLHSIISASDGAMIARGDLGAELPIEEVPLLQEDIIRRCRNVQKPVIVATNMLESMIGHPTPTRAEVSDIAIAVRAGADATMLSGETAHGKYPLKAVKVMHTVALRTESSLPISTIPPIQLRTFKKHMGEMFAFHSTTIANSLNTPIIVFTRTGSMAVLLSHYRPCSTIFAFTNEERIKHRLVLYHGVRPIYMRFSNDAEETFSRAIKLLVAKDLLKEGQFVTLVQSGAQPIWRKESSHHIQVRKVEG, encoded by the exons ATGGCGACTCTTAATGTTCCCGCGAGAATGTCAGTCTTGAAACCTGGCAAGACTAAGGCCGCTGATCGATTGGCTTCCTCCAAGTGCCTGACTGGTTCCGTTGGGTTCGACTGCCGACCCAGAGGAAAATATGCCCACAACCACAAGAACCACAAGCAATTTTTTACTGTTAAATCAATTGGGATCACCCAGGACAGCAGCAGAGGCCATGTTAACGGTCCTCTTGGTGGCGTT GGGAATCCGGACTCAACTTTTGAACTTCAGTCTGATGAGTATGTTGTGGGCCAGCCGAAGGTATTTTCAGATGGTCAAAGAAAAACTAAGATAGTATGTACGATTGGTCCTTCGACAAGCTCACGTGAAATGATATGGAAACTGGCAGAAACTGGAATGAACGTTGCACGTTTGAATATGTCACATGGAGACCATGCATCTCATCAGAAAACCATTGAACTTGTCAAAGAATACAATTCTCAATTTGAAGACAAGGTTGTAGCAATAATGCTGGACACCAAG GGTCCTGAGgttaggagtggagatgtacCACAGCCGATTCTACTTAAAGAAGGACAAGAGTTTAACTTTACAATTAAAAGGGGAGTTAGCACTGCAGACACTGTTAGCGTAAACTATGATGGCTTTGTGAATGACGTGGAGGTTGGTGACATTATTCTAGTTGATG GTGGAATGATGTCTTTAGCTGTAAAGTCAAAGACAAAAGATGTGGTTAAATGTGTGGTAGTTGATGGTGGAGAACTAAAATCAAGGCGCCATCTAAACGTGCGTGGAAAAAGTGCAACTCTGCCTTCAATAACAG AAAAGGACTGGGAAGATATCAAGTTTGGAGTGGACAATGGAGTTGATTTCTATGCTGTATCATTTGTAAAAAATGCTGCAGTGGTACATGAGTTGAAAAATTATCTCAaag GTTGTAATGCAGATATTCATGTTATTGTAAAAATAGAAAGCGCGGACTCTATACCAAATCTTCATTCAATAATTTCTGCATCTGACGGG GCGATGATTGCTCGTGGAGACCTTGGAGCTGAGCTGCCAATTGAGGAAGTTCCTCTGTTGCAG GAGGACATCATTAGAAGGTGTCGCAATGTGCAGAAACCAGTGATTGTAGCAACAAACATGCTGGAGAGCATGATTGGTCATCCTACGCCGACCAGGGCAGAAGTCTCTGACATTGCAATTGCAGTAAGAGCAGGTGCTGATGCAACCATGCTTTCTGGAGAAACTGCCCATGGAAA GTATCCGTTGAAGGCTGTCAAAGTGATGCATACTGTAGCATTAAGGACTGAGTCAAGTCTACCAATTAGCACTATTCCTCCAATACAACTGAGGACCTTTAAG AAACATATGGGGGAAATGTTTGCTTTCCATTCCACAACTATAGCAAACAGTCTCAATACACCCATCATTGTTTTCACAAGGACAGGTTCCATGGCTGTGCTTTTAAGCCATTATCGTCCTTGCTCAACAATCTTTGCCTTCACAAACGA AGAGAGAATTAAGCACAGATTGGTTCTTTATCACGGTGTCCGCCCCATATATATGCGGTTCTCAAATGATGCGGAGGAGACTTTCTCAAGAGCAATAAAGCTACTAGTG GCTAAGGATCTTTTGAAAGAGGGACAGTTTGTAACTCTCGTCCAAAGCGGTGCACAACCAATCTGGCGTAAAGAGTCTTCTCACCATATCCAAGTTCGTAAAGTTGAAGGTTGA
- the LOC137711019 gene encoding uncharacterized protein has product MKISLKLPEDQQEFQYHRNPLIKAKVPVTIFNQPFTSSIATISSAAAATKSSSHLSFSLSSNFSSGPSVRLSYSHSSTAPSPFSLSLKSGLGLFGSPKNSPLVFTAHFSLSHTNPTFSLHIKPQFGNFSLKKSTFSDPNFKQISGSSSDVGDHLDSGSPLNGGFGNGLVSEGSSVWQELRLEPSGAKNGEYRDNCGAHSNGGIGSAAERSLGWKNGGKDGLFSGIAVMARTVLPVTKSLVVNMRWGVSLPAKFVKTMPYLTVNKIGIERVEEVKVEEEKSSEGNVGDMELLKGMCFWMRRDLEVLEKENREMKQRLEDMKFGVSSKRFHSEKNDVVGKRLLPPSSETSGGFEQWRNKKKVREENAQMEQKKPTNHAVDVESELQRAIKAATT; this is encoded by the coding sequence atgAAGATCTCCCTCAAGCTTCCAGAAGACCAACAAGAGTTCCAGTACCACCGCAACCCACTGATAAAGGCAAAGGTACCCGTAACCATATTCAACCAACCTTTTACTTCTTCCATTGCCACCATTTCatccgccgccgccgccaccaaGTCTTCCTCTCacctctcattttctctctcctccaacTTCTCTTCTGGCCCTTCCGTCAGACTCTCTTACTCTCACTCCTCCACCGCACcctcccctttctctctctccctcaagTCTGGTCTTGGCCTCTTTGGCTCCCCAAAAAACTCCCCTCTTGTTTTCACTgctcacttctctctctcccacacAAACCCCACTTTCTCTCTCCACATCAAGCCCCAATTTGGCAACTTTTCACTCAAAAAATCCACCTTTTCCGACCCTAATTTCAAACAAATTTCGGGGTCTTCCTCCGATGTTGGTGACCATTTGGATTCTGGGTCTCCTTTAAATGGTGGTTTTGGTAATGGGCTTGTCTCTGAAGGGTCATCTGTTTGGCAGGAGCTGAGGTTGGAGCCTTCCGGCGCCAAAAATGGCGAATATAGGGATAATTGTGGAGCTCATTCGAACGGTGGAATTGGGTCTGCGGCGGAGAGGTCGTTGGGTTGGAAGAATGGTGGGAAAGATGGGTTGTTTTCTGGAATTGCTGTGATGGCAAGGACTGTGTTGCCGGTCACAAAAAGCTTGGTGGTGAATATGCGCTGGGGTGTGAGTCTTCCTGCAAAGTTTGTTAAAACGATGCCTTATTTGACAGTGAATAAGATTGGTATTGAGAGAGTTGAGGAGGTGAAggtagaggaggagaagagttCTGAGGGCAATGTGGGTGACATGGAGTTGTTAAAGGGGATGTGCTTTTGGATGAGAAGGGATTTGGAGGTCTTGGAGAAGGAAAATAGGGAGATGAAGCAGAGGTTGGAGGATATGAAGTTTGGAGTTTCTTCAAAGCGTTTTCATAGTGAGAAGAATGATGTTGTTGGGAAGAGATTGCTGCCGCCTTCGAGTGAGACTTCTGGGGGGTTCGAACAGTGGAGGAACAAGAAGAAGGTCAGAGAAGAGAATGCACAAATGGAACAGAAAAAGCCTACCAATCATGCTGTTGATGTGGAGTCTGAATTGCAGAGAGCTATCAAGGCCGCTACCACTTAG
- the LOC137711546 gene encoding protein NRT1/ PTR FAMILY 7.3-like, whose product MACLEVCKEGQFKEDQDACTLDGTVDMHGRPAIRAKSGRWVAGIIILLNQGLATLAFFGVGVNLVLYLTRVLQQDNATAANNVSKWTGTVYIFSLVGAFLSDSYWGRYKTCSIFQLIFVIGLVSLSLSSQLFLLNPKGCGSKANPCGSHSSWKIWLFNLSIYLIALGYGGYQPNIATFGADQYDEEHSKEGLAKVAFFSYFYLAMNLGSLFSNTILGFFEDEGVWAIGFWASAASAFAALVLFLGGTARYRHFNPNGNPLSRFCQVLVAAMKKCRAHMPQGEEDLYDESNNESSNSNRKILYTHGFKFLDRAAYISSKDLDYQKQGIRSPWRLCPISQVEEVKCILRLLPIWLCTIIYSVVFTQMASLFVEQGAAMKTTIPNFSIPPASMSSFDIISVAVFIFIYRRIIDPFVGRIKKSDAKGLTELQRMGVGLVIAVLAMLSAGIVECYRLKYADKECPHCDGSSSLSIFWQIPQYACIGASEVFMYVGQLEFFNAQTPDGLKSFGSALCMTSISLGNYFSTFLVSVVMKFSTEDHMPGWIPGNLNRGHLDRFYFLLAGLTSIDLIVYIACAKWYKNIKLEGRFEVDDDQGNLKV is encoded by the exons atggCTTGCTTAGAGGTCTGCAAGGAG gGTCAGTTCAAAGAAGATCAAGATGCATGTACTCTTGATGGTACGGTTGATATGCATGGCCGCCCTGCAATCAGAGCAAAATCTGGTAGATGGGTTGCTGGAATCATTATACTTT TGAATCAAGGTCTGGCTACCCTAGCATTCTTCGGAGTCGGGGTGAACTTGGTCTTATACTTAACGAGGGTGTTGCAACAGGACAATGCGACGGCTGCTAACAACGTGAGCAAATGGACCGGAACAGTTTACATCTTCTCTCTTGTTGGTGCTTTCCTCAGTGATTCGTACTGGGGAAGATACAAAACTTGTTCCATTTTTCAACTCATCTTTGTCATC GGTCTGGTATCGTTGTCGCTGTCCTCACAGCTCTTCTTGCTGAACCCTAAAGGTTGTGGCAGCAAAGCAAATCCATGTGGATCTCATTCGAGCTGGAAAATTTGGCTGTTCAACCTCTCTATCTACCTAATTGCCCTAGGATATGGTGGGTACCAACCAAACATTGCAACATTTGGAGCTGATCAGTACGATGAGGAGCACAGCAAGGAAGGGCTCGCAAAGGTGGCGTTTTTCAGCTACTTCTACCTGGCTATGAACCTCGGTTCCCTTTTCTCCAACACCATATTAGGATTCTTTGAGGATGAAGGAGTTTGGGCTATTGGGTTCTGGGCATCCGCAGCGTCAGCATTTGCAGCATTGGTCTTGTTCCTTGGTGGGACTGCTAGGTACAGGCACTTCAACCCCAATGGCAATCCCCTCTCGAGGTTTTGCCAAGTCTTAGTTGCAGCGATGAAGAAATGCAGGGCGCATatgccacaaggtgaagaggACTTGTACGATGAGAGTAACAATGAGTCTTCGAATAGCAACCGAAAGATCCTATACACCCATGGATTCAA GTTCTTGGACAGGGCTGCATATATCTCATCAAAAGATTTAGACTACCAGAAGCAGGGCATTCGCAGCCCGTGGCGTCTCTGCCCGATCTCACAAGTGGAAGAAGTGAAATGCATTTTAAGATTACTCCCAATATGGCTCTGCACAATTATCTACTCAGTCGTTTTTACACAAATGGCTTCCCTCTTTGTAGAGCAGGGAGCTGCCATGAAAACTACCATTCCAAACTTCAGCATCCCACCAGCGAGCATGTCCAGCTTCGACATCATCAGCGTGgcagttttcattttcatttaccGACGGATTATAGACCCGTTTGTAGGCAGAATAAAGAAATCAGATGCTAAAGGGCTTACCGAGCTTCAACGAATGGGTGTTGGCCTTGTTATAGCAGTCCTGGCAATGCTTTCAGCAGGAATCGTTGAGTGCTATAGACTAAAGTATGCCGATAAAGAATGCCCGCATTGTGACGGCTCAAGCTCCTTAAGCATCTTCTGGCAAATTCCTCAGTATGCATGCATAGGAGCTTCAGAAGTTTTCATGTATGTGGGTCAACTGGAGTTCTTCAATGCACAAACACCAGATGGACTGAAGAGCTTTGGAAGCGCCCTGTGCATGACATCCATCTCGCTCGGTAACTACTTTAGCACCTTTCTCGTGAGCGTGGTCATGAAGTTCTCGACTGAGGATCACATGCCCGGATGGATCCCCGGAAACCTCAACAGGGGTCACCTTGATAGGTTTTACTTCCTCTTAGCTGGCTTGACATCAATAGATTTGATAGTCTACATTGCATGCGCCAAGTGGTACAAGAACATCAAGTTGGAGGGAAGATTTGAAGTAGATGATGATCAAGGAAACTTGAAAGTCTGA